In Opitutus sp. ER46, the following are encoded in one genomic region:
- a CDS encoding fucose isomerase, with protein MASAKKILLVASGDLRQSANETCWPAQQAMEKALTAAVARLGYTLVRAHPYKPAVKHGFIASQKEGMEVFAQLDPRTPLIVAESVWQYSHHVLAGLISHQAPILTVANWSGMWPGLVGMLNLNGSLTKAGVKYSTLWSEDFTDDAFVDGLSTWLKTGVVKHRTAHVKPLARATVPAKAKAAAKRIATELRTRKSIMGVFDEGCMGMFNAIIPDDLLFPTGVYKERLSQSALYYATTQVPDAEARAVYDWLVQKGLTFHFGQNEETELTEAQVLAQCKMYVAALRIADEFGCEAIGIQYQQGMKDLLPASDLVEGLLNNSERPPVKNAAGKVIRAGQPLTHFNEVDECAGLDGILTNRVHTALGQPVENTLHDLRWGDWDKSGSTDEYVWVFLISGATPPAHHVGGFKGSDSMRQSPMYFRLGGGTLRGVAKPGEIVWSRVFVEGGKLKMDLGRAKAISLPEAETQRRWKETTEVWPIMHAVTYGVSRDQMMARHKANHIQVAYANSAKEADLALYAKAALAAELGLEVNLCGTKADGSAF; from the coding sequence ATGGCTTCCGCGAAAAAAATCCTTCTCGTCGCCAGTGGCGACCTCCGCCAGTCGGCCAACGAAACGTGCTGGCCCGCCCAGCAGGCGATGGAAAAGGCGCTCACCGCCGCCGTTGCCCGCCTCGGCTACACCCTCGTCCGCGCCCATCCCTACAAGCCCGCCGTGAAGCACGGCTTCATCGCCTCGCAAAAGGAGGGCATGGAGGTGTTCGCCCAACTCGATCCCCGCACTCCCCTCATCGTCGCCGAATCAGTCTGGCAGTACTCCCACCACGTGCTCGCCGGCCTGATCTCGCACCAGGCCCCGATCCTCACCGTCGCCAACTGGAGCGGCATGTGGCCGGGCCTCGTCGGCATGCTGAACCTCAACGGCTCCCTCACGAAGGCCGGCGTGAAGTACTCTACGTTGTGGAGCGAGGACTTCACCGACGACGCCTTCGTCGACGGGCTTTCGACCTGGCTCAAGACCGGCGTCGTCAAACACCGCACCGCGCACGTGAAACCCCTCGCCCGCGCCACCGTGCCGGCCAAGGCCAAGGCGGCCGCCAAGCGGATCGCCACCGAACTCCGCACGCGCAAGTCGATCATGGGCGTCTTCGACGAGGGCTGCATGGGCATGTTCAACGCCATCATCCCGGACGACCTGCTCTTCCCGACCGGCGTGTACAAGGAGCGCCTGTCGCAGTCGGCCCTCTACTACGCCACCACGCAGGTGCCCGACGCCGAAGCGCGCGCCGTGTACGACTGGCTCGTGCAGAAGGGACTCACGTTCCACTTCGGCCAGAACGAGGAGACCGAGCTCACCGAGGCCCAGGTGCTCGCACAGTGCAAGATGTACGTCGCCGCCCTCCGCATCGCCGACGAGTTCGGCTGCGAGGCGATCGGCATCCAGTACCAGCAGGGCATGAAGGACCTCCTGCCCGCCAGCGACCTCGTCGAGGGCCTGCTCAACAACAGCGAGCGCCCGCCGGTGAAGAACGCCGCCGGCAAGGTCATCCGCGCCGGCCAGCCGCTCACGCATTTCAACGAGGTCGACGAGTGCGCCGGCCTCGACGGCATCCTCACCAACCGCGTGCACACCGCGCTCGGCCAGCCGGTCGAGAACACGCTGCACGACCTGCGCTGGGGTGATTGGGACAAGAGCGGCAGCACGGACGAGTACGTCTGGGTGTTCCTGATCTCCGGCGCCACGCCGCCCGCGCACCACGTCGGCGGCTTCAAGGGCTCCGACTCGATGCGGCAGTCGCCCATGTATTTCCGCCTCGGCGGCGGCACGCTCCGCGGCGTCGCCAAGCCCGGCGAGATCGTCTGGAGCCGCGTCTTCGTCGAGGGCGGCAAGCTCAAGATGGATCTCGGCCGCGCCAAGGCCATCAGCCTGCCCGAGGCCGAGACGCAGCGCCGCTGGAAGGAGACCACCGAGGTCTGGCCCATCATGCACGCCGTCACTTACGGCGTGTCGCGCGACCAGATGATGGCCCGCCACAAGGCCAACCACATCCAGGTCGCCTACGCCAACTCCGCCAAGGAGGCCGACCTCGCGCTCTACGCCAAGGCCGCGCTCGCCGCCGAACTCGGTCTCGAGGTCAACCTCTGCGGCACCAAGGCCGACGGCTCCGCGTTCTGA
- a CDS encoding AraC family transcriptional regulator, translated as MAKIVRPDPSRLLSQQVTGGRYFVLNLAPEPAGALTLVLGGRERCNPDYQMRRTTFPFHVLEYVESGRGSVQLGDRTFPLGPGTVFAYAPTTACEIRTEPNDPMVKYFLALAGRDVRARLRQCGLALDEARPLPAHAEVTSVFEDMVREGNRSGALAQRICGTLLELLLLKIEDTTRLAPQVQEPAREAFLRCKALIDAEAERLGTLNEIAAAAGVEASSVCRWFRRYQGTSPYQYLMRRKMNLAAEHLIENGGLVKEAAQRVGFDDPYHFSRAFKAVHGIAPRNLLRYRPAG; from the coding sequence ATGGCAAAAATTGTCCGTCCCGACCCCTCCCGGCTCTTGTCGCAGCAGGTCACCGGCGGCCGCTATTTCGTGCTGAACCTCGCGCCGGAGCCGGCAGGCGCGCTGACGCTCGTACTGGGCGGGCGCGAGCGCTGCAACCCGGACTATCAGATGCGGCGGACGACGTTTCCATTTCACGTGCTGGAGTATGTGGAGTCCGGCCGCGGGAGCGTGCAGCTCGGCGACCGCACCTTTCCGCTCGGTCCGGGGACGGTGTTCGCCTACGCGCCCACCACGGCCTGCGAGATCCGGACGGAGCCGAACGATCCCATGGTGAAGTACTTCCTGGCGCTGGCGGGGCGCGACGTGCGTGCGCGATTGCGGCAATGCGGCTTGGCCCTTGACGAGGCGCGACCGCTGCCGGCGCACGCGGAGGTGACCAGCGTGTTCGAGGACATGGTGCGTGAGGGCAACCGGTCGGGAGCGCTGGCGCAGCGGATCTGCGGGACGTTGCTCGAGCTGCTGCTGCTGAAGATCGAGGACACCACGCGGCTCGCGCCCCAGGTGCAGGAGCCGGCGCGGGAGGCGTTCCTGCGGTGCAAGGCGCTGATCGACGCGGAGGCGGAGCGGCTCGGCACGTTGAACGAGATCGCCGCGGCGGCGGGAGTCGAGGCCTCGAGCGTCTGCCGCTGGTTCCGCCGCTACCAAGGCACCAGCCCGTACCAGTACCTCATGCGCCGAAAAATGAACCTCGCGGCCGAGCACCTGATCGAGAACGGCGGCCTGGTGAAGGAGGCGGCGCAACGCGTCGGCTTTGACGATCCGTACCACTTCTCCCGCGCCTTCAAGGCCGTGCACGGCATCGCCCCGCGGAATCTGCTCCGGTATCGGCCGGCGGGGTGA
- a CDS encoding dipeptide epimerase — translation MTLASQITSAAVSPLNLPLFMPFGISGGAHATADNVLFRVTLADGTVGYGEGAPLPPYNGETQQDALTALATAPELLAGRDARDWHGLAAEFRASGGHKSGSAQAALEMALLDAVAQQQGRSLTTLFGGATTELETDMTVTTGTAADARVAAEDIRRRGIRWIKVKVGGAHDTAHDLARIDAIREVAPEAPLILDANAGLDRGRAGELVRGLKGRGVTPALLEQWLPKADLDGMRALHLESGWLVAADESVSTAADVAKIATAGAAQVVNIKLMKAGIVAALDVVRAARQYGLELMIGGNVESILAMTTAACFAAGHGGFRFADLDTPLFLAENPFTGGYRLTGGTISVAHLHAGHGVRPA, via the coding sequence ATGACGCTCGCATCCCAGATCACCTCCGCCGCGGTCTCGCCGCTGAACCTGCCGCTCTTCATGCCCTTTGGCATTTCGGGCGGGGCGCACGCGACGGCGGACAATGTCCTGTTTCGGGTGACGCTGGCCGACGGGACAGTCGGCTACGGCGAAGGCGCACCCCTGCCGCCCTACAATGGCGAGACGCAGCAGGACGCGCTGACGGCGCTCGCGACCGCGCCGGAACTCCTGGCGGGCCGCGACGCGCGCGACTGGCACGGGCTCGCGGCCGAGTTTCGCGCCAGCGGCGGGCACAAGTCCGGCAGCGCCCAGGCGGCGCTCGAGATGGCGTTGCTCGACGCGGTGGCCCAGCAGCAGGGCCGCTCGCTCACGACCTTGTTTGGCGGTGCGACAACCGAGCTCGAAACGGACATGACTGTGACCACGGGCACGGCGGCCGACGCGCGCGTGGCGGCGGAGGATATCCGCCGGCGCGGGATCCGCTGGATCAAGGTCAAGGTCGGCGGGGCGCACGACACGGCCCACGACCTGGCGCGGATCGATGCGATCCGCGAGGTCGCCCCGGAAGCGCCGTTGATTCTCGACGCCAACGCCGGGCTCGATCGCGGGCGTGCGGGCGAACTCGTGCGCGGGCTTAAGGGGCGGGGCGTGACGCCCGCGCTGCTCGAACAATGGCTGCCGAAGGCGGACCTCGACGGCATGCGCGCGCTGCACCTCGAATCCGGCTGGCTCGTGGCCGCGGACGAAAGCGTGAGTACGGCGGCCGACGTGGCGAAGATCGCCACGGCTGGGGCGGCGCAGGTGGTGAACATCAAGCTGATGAAGGCGGGGATCGTCGCGGCGCTCGACGTGGTGCGGGCCGCACGGCAGTACGGCCTCGAGCTGATGATCGGCGGCAACGTCGAATCGATCCTGGCGATGACGACTGCCGCGTGTTTTGCCGCCGGGCACGGAGGGTTCCGCTTCGCGGATCTCGATACCCCCCTCTTTCTCGCCGAGAACCCGTTCACGGGCGGCTACCGGCTGACCGGCGGCACGATCTCGGTGGCACATCTGCACGCGGGCCACGGCGTTCGCCCGGCCTGA
- a CDS encoding BON domain-containing protein, with the protein MNKTILIPLALGFVLSGCSSSTRSSSTDTTASTSGTTTSTGVYNDTSMTSTGGAASASGAYGANAGTDSNTIAANSTAGSNQSSSNQNNNYASSSTQNTQNNYGATGTTGSTGSSWSGNATASGNTTSSGTYGASGNYGATGSGSGSTYGSTSGTGSTSAMGSSSGTGSTSGSGYASNNNATGATGATGGTSGFGATSSASGNTTFGNSTYGQSSSGMASTSPSSSSATDSLSPTGSTTGTGASGVYGSTGSTGNATSSGSLYGATGNTTGTSSTGGFASSTGSTGSGMTGATSSTDSNGSSVASSGSTAGSATGSTSSMSPTGSTDAFASSSAGNTTTTGSTYASTGTSQTGSTSGSTGTTSGTASTYASTGTGSGSSTDSASMSGTAGTSTSSTSGFASTSSSSTNVSQNITQWRLAPADIQADLDRSATIVRTRQLGAGAPTGSMDDSVIITMVKNKLQADTELSSLNLDVQAQHGEVTLKGNAQSAAQIGRAIALALDTEGVTKVSSDIKVGAQAQ; encoded by the coding sequence ATGAACAAAACCATTCTGATCCCCCTCGCGCTCGGGTTCGTCCTCAGCGGCTGCAGCTCCTCCACGCGTTCGTCCAGCACGGACACGACGGCCTCCACGTCCGGCACGACCACCAGCACGGGCGTCTACAACGACACCTCTATGACCAGCACCGGCGGCGCGGCCTCCGCGAGCGGCGCATACGGCGCGAACGCAGGCACCGACTCGAACACGATCGCCGCGAACAGCACGGCGGGCTCGAACCAGTCGAGCTCGAATCAGAATAACAACTACGCCTCGAGCTCGACGCAGAACACGCAGAACAACTACGGCGCCACGGGGACCACCGGCTCGACAGGCTCCTCGTGGAGCGGGAACGCCACGGCCAGCGGCAACACCACCAGCTCCGGCACGTACGGCGCCTCGGGCAATTACGGCGCGACGGGGTCGGGTTCCGGCTCCACCTACGGGTCCACGTCCGGCACGGGCTCCACCTCGGCGATGGGTTCCTCCTCGGGCACCGGCTCAACCTCGGGCAGTGGTTACGCGAGCAACAACAATGCAACCGGCGCAACCGGCGCGACCGGCGGCACCAGTGGCTTCGGCGCCACCTCCTCGGCCAGCGGCAACACAACGTTCGGCAACAGCACCTACGGCCAGTCCTCGTCCGGGATGGCCTCGACCTCGCCTTCGAGCAGCAGCGCGACTGACTCGCTGAGCCCGACGGGCAGCACGACCGGCACCGGCGCCTCGGGCGTGTACGGCAGCACGGGCAGCACAGGTAACGCCACGAGCTCCGGCAGCCTGTACGGGGCGACCGGCAACACGACGGGCACCAGCAGCACGGGCGGCTTCGCCAGTTCCACCGGCTCGACCGGCAGCGGTATGACGGGGGCGACGTCTTCGACCGATTCGAACGGTAGCTCGGTCGCGAGTTCGGGAAGCACCGCGGGTTCGGCCACCGGCTCGACCAGCTCGATGAGCCCGACCGGCAGCACCGACGCCTTCGCGAGCAGCAGCGCCGGCAACACCACGACCACCGGCTCCACCTACGCCAGCACCGGCACGTCGCAGACTGGCAGCACGAGCGGCTCCACCGGCACCACGTCCGGCACCGCCTCGACCTACGCGAGCACGGGCACCGGCTCCGGCAGCAGCACGGATTCCGCCAGCATGAGCGGCACGGCGGGGACCTCGACCAGCTCCACCTCGGGTTTTGCGTCGACCAGCAGCAGCAGCACCAACGTCAGCCAGAACATCACCCAGTGGCGCCTCGCGCCGGCTGACATCCAGGCCGACCTCGATCGCAGCGCCACGATCGTCCGCACCCGCCAGCTCGGCGCCGGCGCGCCGACGGGTTCCATGGATGACTCCGTGATCATCACGATGGTGAAAAACAAGCTCCAGGCCGACACCGAGCTCTCGTCACTCAATCTCGATGTGCAGGCCCAGCACGGCGAAGTGACCCTGAAGGGCAACGCCCAGTCCGCCGCCCAGATCGGTCGCGCGATCGCCCTCGCGCTCGACACGGAGGGCGTCACCAAGGTCAGCTCCGACATCAAGGTCGGGGCCCAGGCCCAGTAA
- a CDS encoding BON domain-containing protein: MKTSLLFALALAAALTGCNRSTHSNDTAAADTAAAPSSDYTATGNSTHAVTGNATASTHNAADDMRSAANSASGAIGDAVSGIATTARIAEWNLKPSDIAADLAADREIIRTKDAGAGAPTGKADADVLENLVKGRLNADSAIAPLKLDVDANKTGEVKLSGKAKTPEDVGRAIALALDTEGVTKVTSKIKLDADK, encoded by the coding sequence ATGAAAACCTCACTCCTGTTTGCCCTTGCCCTCGCGGCCGCTCTCACCGGCTGCAATCGCTCCACTCACAGCAACGACACCGCCGCTGCCGATACCGCCGCCGCGCCGTCCTCGGACTACACCGCCACCGGCAACAGCACTCATGCCGTGACGGGCAACGCCACCGCCTCGACGCACAACGCCGCGGACGACATGCGCAGCGCCGCCAACTCGGCCTCGGGCGCCATCGGCGATGCGGTCAGCGGCATTGCCACGACGGCCCGTATTGCCGAGTGGAACCTCAAGCCGAGCGACATCGCCGCCGACCTGGCCGCGGACCGCGAAATCATCCGCACCAAGGATGCCGGGGCCGGCGCGCCGACCGGCAAGGCCGACGCTGACGTGCTCGAGAACCTCGTGAAGGGGCGGCTCAACGCCGACAGTGCCATCGCGCCCCTGAAGCTCGACGTCGACGCCAACAAGACGGGCGAGGTCAAACTCTCCGGCAAGGCCAAGACGCCGGAGGATGTGGGCCGCGCCATCGCGCTGGCGCTCGACACCGAGGGCGTCACGAAGGTGACCTCCAAGATCAAGCTCGACGCCGACAAGTAA
- a CDS encoding UdgX family uracil-DNA binding protein (This protein belongs to the uracil DNA glycosylase superfamily, members of which act in excision repair of DNA. However, it belongs more specifically to UdgX branch, whose founding member was found to bind uracil in DNA (where it does not belong), without cleaving it, appears to promote DNA repair by a pathway involving RecA, rather than base excision.) encodes MKRVTAITTAAPLVPPRPTLPSLRAAAAGCRACPLWKTGTQTVFGEGPRRARVVMVGEQPGDQEDKTGHPFVGPAGRLLDAALAEAGIDRAAVYATNAVKHFKWVPAGKRRLHQKPDAREIAACRPWLDAELRVLQPELVIALGATAAQTLMGRAFRVTQSHGQRFEVSWAGGFVATVHPASILRLAGADRERARAAFVADLRAAALGLGRTPP; translated from the coding sequence ATGAAACGGGTGACCGCCATCACAACCGCCGCGCCGCTCGTACCCCCGCGCCCGACCCTCCCCTCGCTGCGCGCCGCCGCCGCGGGTTGCCGCGCCTGCCCGCTCTGGAAAACCGGCACGCAGACCGTCTTCGGCGAAGGGCCGCGCCGCGCGCGGGTGGTGATGGTGGGTGAACAACCCGGCGATCAGGAGGACAAGACCGGACATCCCTTTGTCGGCCCCGCCGGGCGCCTGCTCGACGCCGCACTGGCGGAGGCCGGCATCGACCGCGCCGCGGTGTACGCCACCAACGCGGTGAAGCACTTCAAATGGGTGCCCGCCGGCAAACGGCGGCTGCACCAGAAACCCGACGCGCGCGAAATCGCCGCGTGCCGCCCATGGCTCGACGCCGAGCTGCGTGTGCTGCAACCCGAGCTCGTCATCGCGCTCGGCGCCACCGCGGCGCAGACGCTCATGGGCCGCGCCTTCCGCGTCACGCAATCGCATGGCCAGCGCTTCGAGGTCTCCTGGGCAGGCGGGTTCGTCGCGACTGTTCACCCGGCATCCATCCTGCGGCTCGCCGGCGCCGACCGCGAACGCGCGCGCGCCGCCTTTGTCGCCGACCTGCGCGCCGCCGCCCTCGGCCTGGGGCGGACGCCCCCGTGA
- a CDS encoding DUF350 domain-containing protein, with translation MQSLPLILSRPAFAAWLPGIGGSLLSMAVFALVGVLLAVVGYKIFDYCTPGDLHQEIVKNRNVAAAIVGAAIILGVCLIVAAAIVG, from the coding sequence ATGCAATCACTTCCCCTGATTCTCTCGCGTCCCGCGTTTGCCGCCTGGCTGCCCGGGATCGGCGGTTCGCTCCTGAGCATGGCGGTGTTCGCCCTGGTCGGCGTGCTCCTGGCGGTCGTTGGCTACAAGATCTTCGACTACTGCACGCCCGGCGACCTGCACCAGGAGATCGTCAAGAATCGCAACGTCGCCGCCGCCATCGTCGGCGCGGCCATCATCCTGGGCGTCTGCCTCATCGTTGCCGCCGCCATCGTGGGATGA
- a CDS encoding glutathionylspermidine synthase family protein, with product MKRISIPERPDWRAKVETLGFTYHTHDTGPYWDETAYYAFSAREVDALEAAANALHQLCIDAAQVVIDRGWWSRLGIPTAAVPAILASWERDDPSLYGRFDLAYDGVNAPKLLEYNADTPTSLIEASVVQWYWLQERFPAEDQFNSIHEHLIEAWRNVAAQRVHFAAVQDLPEDTQTVTYLMDTCQQAGFQTQAIAMDDIGWDEARGLFVDVDADEINALFKLYPWEWMWHEPFARYLGDAKNLFIEPPWKLLLSNKGLLPVLWELYPDHPNLLPAYEMQDARLAGSYAKKPRFSREGANVTLVHQGKLVESTGGEYGEEGFVYQALAPIPDFAGHHPVCGVWVVNHEACGLGLREDTRWITGNVSRFVPHLMTK from the coding sequence ATGAAACGGATTTCCATCCCGGAGCGCCCCGACTGGCGCGCGAAGGTCGAGACGCTCGGTTTCACCTATCACACCCATGACACCGGCCCGTACTGGGACGAGACGGCGTACTACGCGTTCAGCGCCCGCGAGGTTGATGCGCTCGAGGCCGCGGCGAATGCGCTGCACCAACTCTGCATCGATGCGGCGCAGGTGGTAATCGACCGAGGCTGGTGGAGTCGCCTCGGCATCCCGACGGCGGCGGTCCCGGCCATCCTGGCATCGTGGGAACGAGATGACCCCAGTCTGTACGGCCGTTTTGACCTGGCCTACGACGGGGTGAACGCGCCGAAGCTGCTCGAGTACAACGCCGACACGCCCACCTCCCTGATCGAGGCGTCGGTCGTGCAGTGGTACTGGCTGCAGGAACGATTTCCGGCGGAGGATCAGTTCAACTCGATCCATGAGCACCTGATCGAAGCCTGGCGCAATGTCGCCGCCCAGCGGGTGCACTTTGCCGCCGTGCAGGACCTGCCGGAGGACACGCAGACCGTCACCTACCTCATGGACACCTGCCAGCAGGCTGGCTTTCAGACGCAGGCGATCGCGATGGACGATATTGGGTGGGACGAGGCTCGCGGCCTGTTCGTGGATGTCGACGCCGACGAGATCAACGCGCTGTTCAAGCTTTATCCCTGGGAGTGGATGTGGCACGAGCCGTTCGCCCGTTACCTCGGCGACGCAAAGAACCTGTTCATCGAGCCACCCTGGAAACTGCTGCTCAGCAACAAGGGGCTGCTGCCCGTGCTTTGGGAACTATATCCGGATCATCCGAATCTTCTCCCGGCCTACGAGATGCAGGACGCCAGGCTCGCCGGCAGCTACGCGAAGAAACCCCGCTTCAGCCGCGAAGGCGCGAACGTCACGCTCGTGCACCAGGGGAAATTGGTGGAGTCCACCGGCGGCGAATACGGCGAAGAGGGTTTCGTGTATCAGGCGCTCGCGCCGATCCCTGACTTTGCGGGGCACCATCCGGTGTGCGGCGTCTGGGTGGTGAACCACGAGGCCTGCGGGCTCGGTCTGCGTGAGGACACCCGCTGGATCACCGGCAACGTGAGCCGCTTTGTGCCGCACCTCATGACGAAGTGA
- a CDS encoding DUF885 domain-containing protein, translated as MKRFPIPSWRVVLLLAALVPGTTRAASAADTTFEQLARTCIEDYLTTSPEAATALGDHRFDDRLTDYSPEARERQVASLQQHLAALAQIDAAGLNAANRIDAQILRVNLEAQLFDLTEEQSFAWNPLSYNGSLGDALFALVAREFAPPEQRLRAAARRLEAIPRVLEQMRANLKHPPRIHTETAIRQTAGAIELVRTGLDPLLERAPALRAELAPAQAKAIAALEQHRKWLEQDVLPKADGDFRLGEARFRRKLRLALDSELSLEELLARAERELATTTEAMYATARPLYERAFPQATAAELADRPRVIKAVLDRLAERRANDDTVVARVKEITADATTFVRQRGLVTVPDAPLQVIVLPEFQRGVAIAYCDPPGALEPNGETFYKVSPTPADWTPQRKDSFFREYNDYMLHDLTVHEAMPGHYLQLAHSNRFRAPTLVRAIWWSGTFVEGWAVYAERIMADAGYGGPEVKLQQLKMRLRAIINAILDQKIHVAGMTEREALALMMERGFQEEGEAVGKWRRACQSSTQLSTYFVGAVEHDDMRAAAEKKAGAAFDLRKYHDTALSIGSPPVKYVRQTFGW; from the coding sequence ATGAAACGCTTCCCCATCCCCAGCTGGCGCGTCGTGTTGCTCCTGGCGGCCCTGGTGCCCGGGACGACCCGCGCGGCCTCCGCCGCCGACACCACCTTCGAGCAGTTGGCGCGCACCTGCATCGAGGACTACCTCACCACGTCACCCGAGGCCGCGACGGCGCTCGGCGACCATCGCTTCGACGACCGGCTCACCGACTACAGCCCTGAGGCGCGGGAGCGCCAGGTGGCCTCGCTCCAGCAGCATCTCGCCGCGCTGGCGCAGATCGACGCCGCGGGCCTGAACGCCGCCAACCGCATCGACGCGCAGATCCTGCGCGTGAACCTGGAGGCGCAGCTCTTCGATCTGACCGAGGAGCAGTCCTTCGCGTGGAATCCACTCTCGTACAACGGCAGCCTGGGCGACGCCCTTTTCGCGCTCGTGGCGCGGGAGTTTGCCCCGCCGGAGCAGAGGCTCCGCGCCGCAGCCCGCCGGCTCGAGGCCATCCCGCGCGTGCTCGAGCAGATGCGCGCCAACCTGAAGCACCCGCCGCGGATCCACACCGAGACGGCGATCCGTCAGACCGCCGGGGCGATTGAACTCGTGCGCACCGGGCTCGACCCGCTGCTGGAGCGCGCGCCGGCCCTGCGTGCCGAGCTCGCGCCCGCGCAGGCGAAGGCGATCGCCGCGCTGGAGCAGCACCGCAAGTGGCTCGAGCAGGACGTGCTACCGAAGGCCGATGGAGACTTCCGCCTCGGCGAGGCCCGGTTCCGCCGCAAGCTGCGGCTGGCGCTCGATTCCGAGCTCTCGCTCGAGGAACTGCTCGCGCGCGCCGAACGCGAACTCGCGACCACGACCGAGGCGATGTACGCGACGGCCCGGCCGCTTTACGAGCGTGCGTTTCCGCAGGCCACCGCGGCGGAGCTCGCGGACCGTCCCCGCGTGATCAAAGCCGTGCTCGACCGGCTGGCGGAGCGCCGCGCCAATGACGACACGGTGGTCGCGCGCGTGAAGGAGATCACCGCCGACGCCACGACGTTCGTCCGCCAGCGCGGCCTCGTCACCGTCCCAGATGCGCCGCTGCAGGTGATTGTGCTCCCGGAGTTCCAGCGCGGCGTGGCGATCGCGTACTGTGATCCGCCCGGCGCGCTCGAGCCCAACGGCGAGACCTTCTACAAGGTGTCGCCCACGCCGGCCGATTGGACGCCGCAGCGCAAGGACTCCTTCTTCCGCGAGTACAACGACTACATGCTGCACGACCTCACCGTGCACGAGGCGATGCCCGGGCATTACCTGCAGCTTGCGCATTCGAACCGGTTTCGCGCCCCCACGCTCGTGCGTGCGATCTGGTGGAGCGGCACCTTCGTCGAAGGTTGGGCGGTGTACGCGGAGCGGATCATGGCTGATGCCGGCTACGGCGGGCCCGAGGTGAAGCTCCAGCAGCTCAAGATGCGGCTGCGCGCGATCATCAACGCCATCCTCGACCAGAAGATCCACGTCGCGGGCATGACCGAGCGTGAGGCGCTGGCGCTGATGATGGAGCGCGGCTTCCAGGAGGAGGGCGAAGCCGTGGGCAAATGGCGGCGCGCCTGCCAGAGCTCGACCCAGCTCTCGACCTACTTCGTCGGAGCCGTCGAGCACGACGACATGCGCGCGGCGGCGGAGAAGAAGGCGGGCGCCGCCTTCGACCTGCGCAAGTACCACGACACCGCGCTCTCGATCGGCAGCCCGCCGGTGAAATACGTCCGCCAGACCTTCGGCTGGTAA